A section of the Bradyrhizobium oligotrophicum S58 genome encodes:
- a CDS encoding DMT family transporter, translating to MSVLSRISTANDERSARLAGIGLMLLSISMFSFGDALGKFLVSTYAVGQLLCLRACAALLLLAPFIWRNRAAFMQLERPWLQLVRVILSTLEVAAFFLATVYLPLADVITYYLAGPIFVTALSALVLREHVGWRRWTAILIGFCGVLIALRPSAQTFSLPALIALGGSLSFAVLMLITRSLRATPDIVMASSQFVGTFLLGAAMASFGWVTPTPGSLVLFAAAGIISVTALFCVNRSLKLAPASVVVPYQYTMIVWAVLFGFLVFGDVPHPATIVGAIIIIGAGLYIYLRERGLGQGAGAVNPPV from the coding sequence ATGAGCGTGCTGTCCCGAATCTCCACCGCAAACGACGAGCGCTCGGCACGGCTGGCCGGCATCGGCCTGATGCTGCTGTCGATTTCGATGTTCTCGTTCGGCGACGCCTTGGGCAAGTTCCTGGTGTCGACCTATGCCGTCGGCCAGCTGCTTTGCTTACGCGCCTGCGCGGCGCTGCTGCTGCTCGCGCCGTTCATCTGGCGAAACCGCGCCGCTTTCATGCAGCTGGAGCGGCCATGGCTGCAGCTGGTGCGCGTGATCCTGTCGACGCTCGAGGTCGCGGCGTTCTTCCTCGCCACCGTCTATCTGCCGCTCGCCGACGTCATCACCTACTATCTCGCCGGGCCCATTTTCGTCACCGCGCTGTCGGCGCTGGTGCTGCGCGAGCATGTCGGCTGGCGGCGCTGGACGGCGATCCTGATCGGCTTCTGCGGCGTGCTGATCGCGCTCCGGCCCTCGGCGCAGACCTTCAGCCTTCCGGCGCTGATCGCGCTGGGCGGCAGTCTCTCTTTCGCGGTGCTGATGCTGATCACGCGTTCGCTCCGCGCCACGCCTGATATCGTGATGGCCTCGTCGCAATTCGTCGGCACCTTCCTGCTTGGCGCCGCCATGGCCTCGTTCGGCTGGGTGACGCCGACGCCCGGCAGCCTGGTGCTGTTCGCCGCCGCCGGCATCATCTCGGTGACCGCGTTGTTCTGCGTCAACCGCTCGCTGAAGCTGGCGCCGGCCTCGGTGGTCGTGCCCTATCAGTACACGATGATCGTCTGGGCCGTGCTGTTCGGCTTCCTCGTCTTCGGCGACGTGCCGCATCCGGCGACGATCGTCGGCGCCATCATCATCATCGGCGCGGGGCTCTACATCTACTTGCGCGAACGCGGCCTGGGGCAGGGGGCGGGTGCGGTGAATCCGCCGGTGTAG
- a CDS encoding GNAT family N-acetyltransferase: MLQDITTPTLREARPRVLETARLTLRPPVLADVTAMARLANDRRIAENTRRLPHPYSEVDAARFVRSLEQTGETAFLIEHLDAPIGMVGVNRPRPGRAELGYWLGVEHWGRGFGTEAARAAIDDFFEESEDNLLIGHARVSNPASRNILEKCGFQWTGVELHRFEVIGSSAPVDAFRLTRGVWASLKAWANTGRR; the protein is encoded by the coding sequence ATGCTGCAGGACATCACGACTCCCACCTTGCGCGAGGCGAGACCTCGCGTCCTCGAGACCGCGCGGCTGACACTGCGTCCGCCGGTTCTTGCGGACGTGACAGCCATGGCCCGGCTCGCCAATGACCGTCGCATCGCCGAGAACACCCGCCGCCTGCCGCATCCCTATTCCGAGGTCGACGCCGCCCGCTTCGTGCGGTCGCTGGAGCAGACCGGTGAGACCGCCTTCCTGATCGAGCATCTGGACGCACCGATCGGCATGGTCGGCGTCAACCGTCCCAGACCCGGCCGTGCCGAGCTCGGCTACTGGCTCGGCGTCGAGCATTGGGGCCGCGGCTTCGGCACCGAGGCAGCCCGCGCCGCAATCGATGATTTCTTTGAAGAGAGCGAAGACAATTTGCTGATCGGGCACGCCCGCGTCAGCAACCCCGCCTCACGCAACATCCTCGAAAAGTGCGGCTTCCAATGGACCGGCGTCGAGCTGCATCGCTTCGAGGTGATCGGCTCCTCCGCCCCGGTCGACGCCTTCCGCCTGACCCGAGGTGTGTGGGCCTCGCTGAAGGCCTGGGCGAATACGGGGCGGCGGTAG
- the rpmA gene encoding 50S ribosomal protein L27 — MAHKKAGGSSRNGRDSKGKRLGIKAFGGERVIPGNIIARQRGTTWHPGLNVGMGTDHTIFAKVEGHVEFHDRANRTFISVRPVAAEAAE, encoded by the coding sequence ATGGCTCATAAAAAGGCAGGCGGTTCATCCCGCAACGGACGCGACTCCAAGGGCAAGCGCCTCGGCATCAAGGCGTTCGGCGGCGAGCGCGTGATTCCGGGCAACATCATCGCGCGTCAGCGCGGCACGACCTGGCATCCCGGCCTCAACGTCGGCATGGGCACGGACCACACCATCTTCGCCAAGGTGGAAGGCCACGTCGAATTCCATGACCGCGCCAACCGCACGTTCATTTCGGTGCGTCCGGTAGCCGCCGAGGCTGCTGAATAA
- the rplU gene encoding 50S ribosomal protein L21 produces MFAVIKTGGKQYRVAPDDVLEIGKIDGEPGTIVQLNEVLVVGGDTPVLGIPAVAGASVAVEVLDHKRGPKVIAFKKRRRKNSRRKRGYRDELTLIRVSEILTDNAKPTKGPRPKKAKAEAPAAEAAE; encoded by the coding sequence ATGTTCGCAGTCATCAAAACCGGCGGCAAGCAATACCGCGTCGCCCCGGATGATGTGCTCGAGATTGGCAAGATCGACGGTGAGCCCGGTACGATCGTGCAGTTGAACGAGGTGCTGGTGGTCGGCGGCGACACGCCGGTGCTGGGCATCCCTGCGGTGGCCGGCGCGTCCGTGGCCGTCGAGGTGCTCGACCACAAGCGCGGCCCCAAGGTCATCGCGTTCAAGAAGCGCCGCCGCAAGAATTCCCGCCGCAAGCGCGGCTACCGGGACGAGCTGACCTTGATCCGCGTCAGCGAGATCCTGACCGACAACGCCAAGCCGACCAAGGGCCCGCGGCCGAAGAAGGCCAAGGCGGAAGCCCCGGCGGCCGAGGCCGCGGAGTAA
- a CDS encoding ROK family protein: MADDVMTKTTGIARHGAARLPSVEIDSFNIELKDEDGFLGDRASKGAFRKILERWRKPLRKSGKDPFGDEDSETISKKVLDAILVGDDTEASAVVHSAIEEFAQELAHVTRRFLRTKAWTKTECIVVGGGFRDSRLGELAIARTEIILKDEGFGVGLEPIRYHPDDAGLIGALHLAPSWIFEAHDSILAVDIGGTNIRCGVVETSWKKAQDLSKASVWKSELWRHADDEPTREGAVKRLAKMLKGLIEEADAEGLRLAPFIGIACPGVINEDGSIVKGAQNLPGNWESSKFNLPASLVEAIPMIGDHDTAVLMHNDGVVQGLSEVPFMQDFERWGVLTIGTGLGNARFTNRRKENGRKEKDDKAEDKKSDDKKAAKKKKD; the protein is encoded by the coding sequence ATGGCCGACGACGTCATGACCAAGACCACGGGCATCGCCCGTCACGGCGCCGCGCGGCTGCCGTCGGTCGAGATCGACAGCTTCAACATCGAACTCAAGGACGAGGACGGCTTCCTCGGCGACCGCGCCTCCAAGGGCGCCTTCCGCAAGATCCTGGAGCGCTGGCGCAAACCCTTGCGCAAATCGGGTAAGGACCCGTTCGGCGACGAGGACAGCGAGACCATCAGCAAGAAGGTGCTGGATGCCATCCTGGTCGGCGACGACACCGAGGCCTCCGCCGTGGTGCATTCGGCGATCGAGGAGTTCGCGCAGGAGCTCGCCCATGTCACCCGCCGCTTCCTGCGCACAAAGGCCTGGACCAAGACCGAATGCATCGTGGTCGGCGGCGGTTTTCGCGACTCCCGGCTCGGCGAGCTCGCGATCGCGCGTACCGAGATCATCCTCAAGGACGAGGGGTTTGGCGTCGGGCTGGAGCCGATCCGCTACCACCCGGACGATGCCGGGCTGATCGGCGCGTTGCATCTGGCGCCGTCCTGGATTTTCGAGGCGCATGACAGCATCCTCGCGGTCGACATCGGCGGCACCAACATCCGCTGCGGCGTGGTCGAGACGTCCTGGAAGAAGGCGCAGGATCTGTCCAAGGCATCGGTCTGGAAGTCCGAGCTGTGGCGCCATGCCGATGACGAGCCGACGCGCGAAGGCGCGGTCAAGCGGCTCGCCAAGATGCTGAAGGGGCTGATCGAGGAGGCCGACGCCGAGGGTCTCAGGCTCGCGCCCTTCATTGGCATCGCCTGTCCCGGCGTGATCAACGAGGACGGCTCGATCGTGAAGGGCGCGCAGAACCTGCCGGGCAATTGGGAGAGCAGCAAGTTCAACCTGCCCGCCAGCCTGGTCGAGGCGATCCCGATGATCGGCGACCACGACACCGCAGTGCTGATGCACAATGACGGCGTCGTCCAGGGCCTCTCCGAGGTGCCGTTCATGCAGGACTTCGAGCGCTGGGGCGTGCTGACCATCGGCACCGGGCTCGGCAATGCCCGCTTCACCAACCGCCGCAAGGAAAACGGGCGAAAGGAGAAGGACGACAAGGCCGAGGACAAGAAGTCCGACGACAAGAAGGCGGCCAAGAAGAAGAAGGATTGA
- a CDS encoding outer membrane protein: MAVAALACRGAEAADLPATTSKAPAYAAAPAAFSWTGFYAGANIGGAFTGDDSFTNTAGANGGKLSGVIGGLQVGYNYQISPMFAVGIENDLEFTGLSRKGDVVNPAVSTPWLTSGRARAGIAVLDSRLWLYGTAGLAAGELKDGPIHKMKIGWTAGGGAEWAFQPKWSAKLEYLYTDLKHDNLPDWRAAKIHSVRVGLNYHFDLFR, encoded by the coding sequence ATGGCGGTGGCCGCGCTGGCCTGCCGCGGGGCAGAGGCGGCGGACCTGCCGGCGACCACCTCCAAGGCGCCGGCCTATGCCGCCGCGCCGGCAGCGTTCTCCTGGACCGGCTTCTATGCCGGCGCCAATATCGGCGGTGCCTTCACCGGCGACGACTCCTTCACGAACACCGCCGGCGCCAATGGCGGCAAGCTGTCCGGCGTGATCGGCGGCCTGCAGGTCGGCTACAATTACCAGATCTCGCCGATGTTCGCGGTCGGCATCGAGAACGATCTCGAATTCACCGGCCTCTCGCGCAAGGGAGACGTCGTCAATCCCGCCGTCAGCACGCCCTGGCTCACCTCGGGCCGCGCGCGGGCCGGCATCGCGGTGCTTGATTCGCGCCTGTGGTTGTACGGCACGGCGGGTCTTGCGGCGGGCGAGCTGAAGGACGGGCCGATCCACAAGATGAAGATAGGCTGGACCGCAGGCGGCGGCGCCGAATGGGCGTTCCAGCCGAAATGGTCGGCCAAGCTCGAATATCTCTACACCGACCTCAAGCACGACAATTTGCCGGACTGGCGGGCGGCCAAGATCCACTCCGTCCGGGTCGGCTTGAACTATCATTTCGACCTGTTCCGCTGA
- a CDS encoding DUF7168 domain-containing protein encodes MSQTFDSAAPDPVALDKLKFRIQALRAKTIANGCTEDEALSAAAKVAELLDRHDLSLSDIELRAAPCERKVYETHRKKRIPLDDCIGAIAHFCDCRVWREKNAAGDNSYVFFGLSADVEVAHYLAELIDNAVRAELGRFKTSADYRRFRHQERHLANASFALGMVASIADRLVAMKKSRDQVNESTGRGLVVLKTSVVDAEFDKLDLNLRTARSTSRMVSMTAYEAGGAAGATLAINPGVGDAPSRTGSKGG; translated from the coding sequence GTGAGCCAGACGTTCGATTCCGCGGCCCCCGATCCTGTCGCCCTGGACAAGCTGAAATTCCGCATTCAGGCGTTGCGCGCCAAGACCATCGCCAATGGCTGCACCGAGGACGAGGCGCTGTCCGCCGCCGCCAAGGTCGCCGAGCTGCTCGATCGCCATGATCTGTCGCTGTCGGACATCGAGCTGCGCGCGGCGCCCTGCGAGCGCAAGGTCTACGAGACCCATCGCAAGAAGCGCATTCCGCTCGACGACTGCATCGGCGCGATCGCGCATTTCTGCGATTGCCGGGTCTGGCGCGAGAAGAATGCCGCCGGCGACAACAGCTACGTGTTCTTCGGCCTGTCAGCCGATGTCGAGGTGGCGCATTATCTGGCCGAATTGATCGACAACGCGGTGCGCGCCGAACTCGGCCGCTTCAAGACCTCGGCCGACTACCGCCGCTTCCGGCATCAGGAGCGGCATCTCGCCAACGCCTCCTTCGCGCTCGGCATGGTGGCGTCGATCGCGGACCGGTTGGTGGCGATGAAGAAGAGCCGCGACCAAGTCAACGAAAGCACCGGCCGCGGCCTGGTCGTGCTCAAGACGTCGGTCGTCGATGCGGAGTTCGACAAGCTCGATCTCAATCTGCGGACCGCCCGCTCGACGAGCCGGATGGTGTCGATGACGGCCTATGAGGCAGGCGGCGCCGCCGGAGCGACGCTCGCCATCAATCCGGGTGTCGGCGACGCGCCGTCGCGGACGGGTTCGAAGGGCGGTTGA
- a CDS encoding MmcQ/YjbR family DNA-binding protein yields MTRDEFRTLALSFAGTTQAPHFDRTAFKAKRIFATLAADGRSANLLLTPEEQEFFSAVNPAGFRRLANKWGDQGWTCATLADVDAGLMRDVLAKAWHLASPSKPVRPRRK; encoded by the coding sequence ATGACCCGCGACGAATTTCGAACGCTCGCTTTGTCGTTCGCCGGAACGACGCAAGCTCCTCACTTCGACCGCACAGCGTTCAAGGCCAAGCGAATCTTCGCCACATTGGCCGCGGATGGACGATCCGCCAACCTGCTGCTCACCCCGGAGGAGCAGGAGTTCTTCAGCGCGGTCAATCCGGCCGGCTTCCGCCGTCTCGCCAACAAATGGGGCGACCAGGGCTGGACCTGCGCCACCCTTGCAGATGTCGATGCCGGCCTGATGCGTGACGTGCTCGCCAAGGCCTGGCACTTGGCGAGCCCGTCGAAGCCAGTGCGGCCCCGGCGCAAATGA
- a CDS encoding YchJ family protein: protein MPCPCGSQLPFDRCCGPYLLGDAMPPTAEALMRSRYTAYTRDDIGYIASTLAASRRNAFDAVAAKSWATRATWLGLRIVSTARGQESDADGVVSFVATYREGGKTIEHHETSQFRRDDDGAWRFVEGDTRAVVSEPKRGGGAAKVGRNDPCPCGSGRKYKFCCGR from the coding sequence ATGCCATGTCCCTGCGGATCACAGCTTCCGTTCGACCGCTGCTGCGGTCCTTATCTGCTTGGCGATGCGATGCCGCCGACGGCCGAGGCGCTGATGCGCTCGCGCTACACGGCCTATACGCGCGACGATATCGGCTACATCGCATCGACGCTCGCGGCCAGCCGCCGCAACGCGTTCGATGCAGTCGCGGCAAAGAGTTGGGCGACGCGGGCGACGTGGCTCGGCCTGCGCATCGTCTCGACCGCGCGTGGACAGGAGAGCGACGCCGACGGCGTCGTCAGCTTCGTTGCCACCTATCGCGAAGGCGGCAAGACCATCGAGCACCACGAGACGTCGCAATTCCGTCGCGACGACGACGGTGCCTGGCGCTTCGTCGAGGGCGACACGCGCGCCGTGGTCTCGGAGCCCAAGCGCGGCGGCGGTGCAGCGAAGGTCGGTCGCAATGACCCGTGCCCGTGCGGTAGCGGCAGGAAATATAAGTTCTGCTGCGGACGCTGA
- a CDS encoding bifunctional class I SAM-dependent methyltransferase/glycosyltransferase family 2 protein encodes MAELDGQVLQDQHEQPRAASTQAPAPTTLSPRKAAILDHANRFADARAGWRDKASFFHGEDACYLRFLIPPGSRVLEIGCGLGDTLASLAPSYGVGIDFSDRQIAIARTRHPGLTFVVGDAEDPATLAAVTGPFDVILVLDTIGSLDDCQQFIEQLHPLCTRETRLVIGYFSHLWYPLLKAAEAAGLRMPQPEQNVLSPADLRNLAVLADFDPVKSEQRVLSPLRLYGLGRFANRFLSVLPGLRALALRHYLVSRSLRCVTDDVRSATVVIPARNERGNIAPAVQRIAAFCKDIEIIFIEGHSKDGTYEEMERVRAAFPDHDIKLMRQPGKGKADAVFTAFDAARGDVLMILDADLTMPPEQLPKFFDALRSGKGEFINGSRLVYPMDEGAMRFLNLIANKTFSYLFSWLLNQRYTDTLCGTKVLRRSDYVRLKAGKAYFGDFDPFGDFDLIFGASKLNLKSIDLPIRYAARCYGETQISRFRHGWMLLKMVVFAFFKIKAI; translated from the coding sequence GTGGCGGAATTGGACGGTCAGGTCCTGCAGGACCAGCATGAGCAGCCGCGAGCCGCATCAACGCAGGCGCCAGCGCCGACAACGTTGTCACCGCGCAAGGCCGCCATCCTCGACCACGCCAACCGTTTTGCCGATGCGCGGGCCGGCTGGCGCGACAAGGCCTCCTTCTTTCACGGCGAGGACGCCTGCTATCTGCGCTTCCTGATCCCGCCGGGCAGTCGCGTGCTGGAGATCGGCTGCGGCCTCGGCGACACGCTTGCGTCGCTGGCGCCGTCCTACGGCGTCGGCATCGATTTCAGCGACAGGCAGATCGCGATCGCCCGCACGCGGCATCCCGGGCTCACCTTCGTCGTGGGCGATGCCGAGGACCCGGCGACGCTCGCCGCCGTCACCGGGCCATTCGACGTCATCCTGGTGCTCGACACCATCGGCTCGCTCGACGACTGCCAGCAGTTCATCGAACAACTGCACCCTTTGTGCACGCGCGAGACGCGGCTCGTGATCGGCTACTTCTCGCACCTCTGGTATCCGCTCCTGAAGGCGGCGGAAGCTGCGGGCCTGCGTATGCCGCAGCCCGAGCAGAACGTGCTGTCGCCGGCCGACCTGCGCAACCTCGCTGTTCTCGCCGATTTCGATCCGGTCAAGTCCGAGCAGCGCGTGCTGTCGCCGCTGCGGCTGTACGGCCTCGGCCGTTTCGCCAACCGCTTTCTCAGCGTGCTGCCGGGCCTGCGCGCGCTGGCGCTGCGGCACTATCTGGTGTCGCGGTCGCTGCGCTGCGTGACCGACGACGTGCGCTCGGCGACAGTCGTGATCCCCGCGCGCAACGAGCGCGGCAACATCGCGCCGGCGGTGCAGCGCATCGCCGCATTCTGCAAGGATATCGAGATCATCTTCATCGAGGGCCACAGCAAGGACGGCACCTATGAGGAGATGGAGCGGGTGCGTGCGGCGTTCCCCGATCACGACATCAAGCTGATGCGCCAACCCGGCAAGGGCAAGGCCGACGCGGTGTTCACCGCGTTCGATGCCGCGCGCGGCGACGTGCTGATGATCCTCGATGCCGACCTGACGATGCCGCCGGAGCAACTGCCGAAATTCTTCGATGCGCTGCGCTCCGGCAAGGGCGAGTTCATCAACGGCTCACGGCTGGTCTATCCGATGGACGAGGGCGCGATGCGCTTCCTCAATCTGATCGCCAACAAGACCTTCTCCTATCTGTTCTCCTGGCTGCTCAACCAGCGCTACACCGACACCCTATGCGGCACCAAGGTGCTGCGCCGCAGCGACTATGTCAGGCTCAAGGCCGGCAAGGCCTATTTCGGCGATTTCGATCCGTTCGGCGATTTCGACCTGATCTTCGGCGCCTCGAAATTGAACCTGAAGTCGATCGACCTGCCGATCCGCTACGCCGCGCGCTGCTACGGCGAGACCCAGATCTCGCGCTTCCGCCACGGCTGGATGCTGCTCAAGATGGTCGTGTTCGCGTTCTTCAAGATCAAGGCGATCTGA
- a CDS encoding GntR family transcriptional regulator, with amino-acid sequence MAMRPQRIGKANPAEDEAVYQAILRALLDGKLRAGTKLAETPLAAIFGVSRERIRKVLHRLGAERRLEMIPNRGARVPRPTLDDVRRVYEAHRVLEAGVLSQLVLRIDDLLLARLDAHLAEEHAAARRGDRAASVRLSGAFHVHLVDSIGNGELSRMLADLLSRSSVMVSVYEPAAQSICAVDEHGAIVAALRERDLMRAIAVSREHFLHVEGRLRLDESTAPDGADLAAIFAPVKPRRRVRSGSS; translated from the coding sequence ATGGCGATGCGACCGCAGCGAATCGGGAAGGCCAATCCCGCCGAGGACGAGGCGGTGTATCAGGCCATTCTGCGCGCGCTCCTCGATGGCAAGCTGAGAGCCGGCACCAAGCTCGCCGAGACGCCGCTGGCCGCGATCTTCGGCGTTTCGCGCGAGCGCATCCGCAAGGTGCTGCACCGGCTCGGCGCCGAGCGGCGGCTGGAGATGATCCCGAACCGCGGCGCGCGGGTGCCGCGCCCGACGCTCGATGACGTCAGGCGGGTCTACGAGGCGCATCGCGTGCTCGAGGCCGGCGTGCTGAGCCAGCTGGTGCTGCGGATCGACGATCTGCTGCTCGCCCGGCTCGACGCACATCTGGCCGAAGAGCACGCGGCGGCACGGCGCGGCGATCGCGCGGCGTCGGTGCGGCTGTCGGGCGCATTCCATGTCCATCTCGTCGATTCCATCGGCAATGGCGAATTGTCGCGGATGCTCGCCGACCTGCTCAGCCGCTCCTCGGTGATGGTGTCGGTGTACGAGCCGGCGGCGCAATCGATCTGCGCGGTCGACGAGCACGGCGCGATCGTGGCGGCGCTGCGCGAGCGCGACCTGATGCGCGCGATCGCGGTGTCGCGCGAGCACTTCCTGCATGTCGAGGGCCGGCTGCGGCTCGACGAGTCCACGGCGCCGGACGGCGCCGATCTCGCGGCGATCTTCGCGCCGGTGAAGCCGCGCCGCAGGGTGCGATCGGGATCGTCGTGA
- a CDS encoding extracellular solute-binding protein: MHPFSRRSLLKTGAAFAATFAAPSLVRAAPKEIVIGGPAGAAKYFNADLFPVLEKKLDCKVLYEGTNSLTNLQKMQADKASPKISVVIMDDPVMLPAAAEGLITKMSSSSIANLGRLVDGAVHQDGLWANYQKPWAGIAYSSKRMKTAPVSWADLWDAKYESKIIVPSLSNTEGFWTLLAAAHLETGKPYKEAQYDIDAAFKKVKSLKANLLNVYTNAPQAINLLEQGEAWMIGGQFSAYTLIRKADGSPVDLAIPADGGFAMPSGIAKVTNGPAGDVADAVIDFFLSPEAQTILADKAFVAPTNQGTPRPAGFPDPAQLFAPDWAFFAKNRAGWVDRWSKEMT; this comes from the coding sequence ATGCACCCCTTCTCCCGACGCAGCCTGCTGAAGACCGGTGCGGCCTTTGCCGCCACCTTTGCCGCGCCATCGCTGGTGCGCGCCGCCCCGAAAGAGATCGTGATCGGCGGTCCCGCCGGTGCCGCCAAATATTTCAACGCCGATCTGTTTCCGGTCCTGGAGAAGAAGCTCGACTGCAAGGTGCTCTATGAGGGCACCAACTCGCTGACCAATCTGCAGAAGATGCAGGCCGACAAGGCCAGTCCGAAGATCTCGGTCGTGATCATGGACGATCCCGTCATGCTGCCCGCGGCAGCCGAAGGGTTGATCACCAAAATGTCGTCCTCCAGCATTGCCAATCTCGGCAGACTGGTCGACGGCGCCGTGCACCAGGACGGCCTGTGGGCCAACTACCAGAAGCCCTGGGCCGGCATCGCCTATTCCAGCAAGCGCATGAAGACGGCGCCGGTGAGCTGGGCCGATCTGTGGGACGCGAAATACGAGTCCAAGATCATCGTGCCGTCGCTGTCCAACACCGAGGGCTTCTGGACCCTGCTCGCGGCTGCGCATCTCGAGACCGGCAAGCCCTACAAGGAGGCGCAATACGATATCGACGCCGCCTTCAAGAAGGTGAAGAGCCTCAAGGCCAATCTGCTGAACGTCTATACGAATGCGCCGCAGGCCATCAATCTGCTCGAGCAGGGCGAGGCGTGGATGATCGGCGGCCAGTTCTCCGCCTACACCTTGATCCGCAAAGCCGACGGCTCGCCGGTCGATCTCGCGATCCCCGCAGATGGCGGCTTCGCCATGCCCTCCGGCATCGCCAAGGTGACGAACGGCCCGGCCGGTGATGTCGCCGATGCCGTGATCGATTTCTTCCTCAGCCCGGAGGCGCAGACCATCCTCGCCGACAAGGCGTTCGTCGCACCGACCAACCAGGGCACGCCGCGTCCCGCCGGCTTCCCTGATCCGGCACAACTGTTCGCACCGGACTGGGCGTTCTTCGCCAAGAACCGCGCCGGCTGGGTCGACCGCTGGAGCAAGGAGATGACATGA
- a CDS encoding ABC transporter ATP-binding protein translates to MSAAPHLVISGVSKRFGASTVLDRVDLTIRRGELVTLLGPSGCGKTTLLRAIAGLAPPDSGTIALAGRDVTHVPPHRRNVGVVFQSYALFPHLTVAGNVAFGLKVRGTPKAEIDRAVQRALSLVKLGHLGGRRISALSGGQQQRVALARAIAVEPDVLLFDEALSALDRKLREEMQVELRRLLQEVKATAIFVTHDQDEALTMSDRVAVMNKGRIEQLAAPRELYARPASLFALNFVGLSTRILGQVVGIQDGTVEVVTPVGRLSARGAFQPGASVIVATRPEQLRLGTEAGANAASGRVRSVVFQGSRTLVDVDAGAGASLLAELSGREAEVPRVHDEVRFAWPVSETFAFAAEASS, encoded by the coding sequence ATGAGCGCCGCGCCGCATCTCGTCATCAGCGGAGTCTCCAAGCGTTTTGGCGCATCAACCGTGCTCGATCGCGTTGATCTCACGATCCGGCGCGGCGAGCTGGTGACGCTTCTCGGCCCGTCCGGCTGCGGCAAGACCACGCTGCTGCGCGCGATTGCAGGGCTGGCGCCGCCAGACAGCGGCACGATCGCGCTCGCCGGGCGCGACGTCACCCATGTGCCGCCGCATCGGCGCAATGTCGGCGTGGTGTTCCAGAGCTACGCGCTGTTTCCGCATCTCACCGTCGCCGGCAACGTTGCCTTCGGGCTGAAGGTGCGCGGCACGCCGAAGGCCGAGATCGATCGCGCGGTGCAGCGCGCATTGTCGCTGGTCAAGCTCGGTCATCTCGGCGGCCGCCGCATCTCGGCGCTGTCGGGCGGCCAGCAGCAGCGCGTCGCGTTGGCGCGCGCGATTGCGGTCGAGCCGGACGTGCTCTTGTTCGACGAGGCGCTGTCGGCGCTCGATCGCAAGCTGCGCGAGGAGATGCAGGTCGAGTTGCGCCGGCTGCTGCAGGAGGTCAAGGCCACCGCGATCTTTGTCACCCACGACCAGGACGAGGCGCTGACGATGTCGGATCGCGTCGCGGTCATGAACAAGGGCCGCATCGAGCAGCTGGCCGCGCCGCGCGAGCTCTACGCACGTCCGGCAAGCCTGTTCGCGCTCAATTTCGTCGGATTGTCGACGCGCATCTTGGGCCAGGTCGTCGGGATTCAGGACGGTACGGTCGAGGTGGTCACTCCGGTCGGCCGGCTGTCGGCGCGTGGCGCGTTCCAGCCCGGCGCCTCGGTGATCGTGGCGACGCGGCCGGAGCAGCTGCGTCTTGGCACGGAGGCCGGCGCGAATGCGGCGAGCGGCCGGGTGCGCTCGGTCGTGTTCCAGGGCTCGCGGACGCTGGTCGACGTCGATGCCGGCGCCGGTGCGAGCCTGCTCGCCGAGCTGTCGGGACGCGAGGCGGAGGTGCCGCGGGTGCACGACGAGGTCCGCTTCGCCTGGCCGGTGTCCGAGACCTTCGCCTTCGCCGCGGAGGCCTCATCATGA